A region of Maniola jurtina chromosome 18, ilManJurt1.1, whole genome shotgun sequence DNA encodes the following proteins:
- the LOC123874373 gene encoding uncharacterized protein LOC123874373, with protein MSRQSAETLFPSEDESPQHSPQPEPEKKSKKRAHDKLKTGEPSSPTPTRVAKKSMKSIINPIAPPPKKITAYDLFGTDSEDDETEETSTPTAAGKKIQPLVSYLTRRLANGHSRQSFEGKTGTHFIDLKVYRCDEVENVQPVNRWRHAIICVKNRTNEDTEAWRHLTNFIIATRKEYKKCTPTFISNYY; from the exons AT gtcACGACAGAGTGCTGAAACGTTGTTCCCATCAGAAGATGAGTCGCCGCAGCATTCGCCGCAGCCTGAGCCTGAAAAGAAATCCAAGAAAAGGGCACATGACAAATTAAAAACCGGTGAACCATCAAGTCCCACACCGACGCGTGTTGCGAAGAAATCAATGAAGTCCATCATCAATCCCATCGCACCGCCACCAAAAAAGATCACTGCATACGATCTTTTCGGCACAGATAGTGAAGATGACGAGACTGAAGAGACCTCTACACCTACAGCAGCGGGTAAAAAAATACAGCCTTTAGTTTCGTATTTAACAAGAAGACTGGCTAACGGTCATTCAAGACAATCTTTCGAGGGTAAGACAGGAACGCACTTCATTGACCTGAAAGTGTACCGGTGTGATGAGGTCGAAAATGTTCAGCCCGTAAATAGATGGCGTCATGCCATCATATGTGTTAAAAACCGCACGAATGAAGATACTGAGGCATGGCGCCACTTAACAAACTTCATCATTGCGACACGAAAAGAGTATAAAAAATGCACTCCCACTTTTATCAGCAACTATTATTAG